In a genomic window of Deltaproteobacteria bacterium:
- a CDS encoding D-2-hydroxyacid dehydrogenase produces the protein MKIVVLDGYTLNPGDISWDNLKKLGETVIYDRTPAGLTRERSRGADILFTNKTLLGEDLFTDLPELKYIGVLATGYNVVDVEAAKKRNIPVTNIPTYGTSSVAQMTFAILLELCNHVHDHSSAVHRGDWVKCIDWCFWNHPLIELADKTMGIIGFGRIGQRVADIATALGMNVLGFDAYKSDQSLRRNFRWAELDELLRESDVVSLHCPLFPATQGIINKDNLSKMKRTAFLINTSRGPLVVDEDLTEALNKGIIAGAGLDVLSVEPPQADNPLLGAKNCVITPHIAWATKEARARLMDVAVDNLKAFLAGNPVNVVNK, from the coding sequence ATGAAGATCGTAGTGCTGGACGGATACACCTTGAACCCGGGGGATATTAGCTGGGATAATCTGAAAAAGCTGGGCGAAACGGTCATCTATGACAGGACGCCTGCCGGGCTTACCCGGGAGCGCTCCCGGGGAGCGGACATCCTGTTTACGAACAAGACACTCCTGGGCGAGGATCTCTTTACCGACCTGCCAGAACTAAAATATATCGGCGTCCTTGCCACGGGCTACAATGTGGTAGATGTTGAAGCCGCCAAGAAACGGAATATTCCCGTTACCAACATCCCAACCTACGGCACCTCGTCGGTGGCGCAGATGACCTTTGCCATCCTGCTGGAGCTGTGCAACCACGTTCATGATCACAGCAGCGCCGTCCATAGGGGCGACTGGGTAAAATGCATAGACTGGTGCTTCTGGAATCATCCCCTCATTGAACTGGCGGACAAGACTATGGGCATCATCGGTTTTGGCCGTATTGGCCAGCGGGTAGCCGACATAGCAACGGCACTGGGGATGAATGTCCTGGGATTTGACGCCTATAAAAGCGATCAAAGCCTGCGCCGGAACTTCCGCTGGGCAGAACTGGATGAGCTCCTGAGGGAGTCCGATGTCGTTAGCCTCCACTGTCCGTTGTTCCCTGCCACCCAGGGCATCATAAATAAAGACAATCTAAGCAAAATGAAGCGGACGGCGTTTCTCATCAACACGTCCCGCGGACCGCTGGTTGTGGATGAGGATTTGACCGAGGCCCTCAATAAGGGGATTATTGCCGGTGCGGGACTTGATGTCTTGTCCGTTGAGCCGCCGCAGGCCGACAATCCGTTGTTGGGCGCAAAAAACTGTGTCATTACCCCTCACATAGCGTGGGCAACCAAAGAGGCAAGGGCAAGGCTGATGGATGTTGCCGTAGATAATCTGAAGGCATTCCTGGCAGGAAATCCGGTTAATGTCGTAAACAAGTGA
- a CDS encoding sugar phosphate isomerase/epimerase — MNESMYRYMKVGLIHFMAYPVTMKGEGPIVESIRKIACDAYFNAIEISWIKDAKAKEEVKKILAASHLTVAYGGQPRLLTTGLNINDTNEEGRLQAVATLKEGIDEACELGAVGFAFLSGKYEESGKEEAYRALIRSTKELCAYARSKGSIKVVHEIFDYDVDKKSLVGPAELARRYAAEIRKEHDNFGLMVDLSHLPLIRESAAAAILPVKDYLVHAHIGNCVVKSPDLPAYGDMHPRFGFPGGENDVDEVAEFLKMLLQIGFLNEKNPPIVSFEVKPFGDEDSDVVIANAKRTLNMAWSRV; from the coding sequence GTGAACGAATCCATGTATAGGTATATGAAGGTAGGTTTGATCCACTTTATGGCCTATCCGGTAACCATGAAGGGCGAGGGACCGATCGTAGAGTCAATAAGGAAGATTGCTTGTGATGCTTATTTCAATGCCATCGAGATAAGCTGGATTAAAGATGCCAAGGCTAAGGAAGAGGTCAAGAAAATCCTGGCCGCCTCGCATCTGACGGTGGCCTACGGCGGACAGCCGCGCCTGCTTACGACCGGGCTCAATATCAACGACACCAATGAGGAAGGCCGGCTGCAAGCCGTGGCAACGTTGAAAGAAGGCATTGATGAAGCCTGTGAACTGGGCGCCGTCGGGTTTGCCTTTTTAAGCGGGAAATATGAAGAGAGCGGGAAGGAAGAGGCTTACCGGGCCCTGATCCGATCAACCAAAGAGTTATGTGCCTATGCCAGATCAAAGGGAAGCATCAAGGTTGTCCATGAGATATTTGATTATGATGTAGATAAGAAAAGCCTGGTCGGCCCGGCGGAACTCGCCAGGAGATATGCGGCGGAGATAAGGAAGGAACATGACAATTTCGGCTTGATGGTTGATTTGAGCCATCTTCCCTTAATAAGAGAGTCGGCCGCGGCGGCCATCCTGCCCGTGAAAGACTACCTGGTGCATGCCCATATCGGGAACTGCGTCGTTAAGAGCCCCGATCTTCCGGCCTATGGAGACATGCACCCGCGCTTTGGCTTCCCGGGAGGGGAAAATGATGTTGATGAGGTAGCGGAATTTTTAAAGATGCTGTTGCAGATCGGGTTTTTGAACGAAAAAAATCCGCCCATTGTGAGCTTTGAAGTGAAGCCCTTTGGAGATGAAGATTCCGATGTGGTAATAGCAAACGCCAAAAGGACGCTGAATATGGCGTGGAGCAGAGTTTGA
- the ilvB gene encoding biosynthetic-type acetolactate synthase large subunit — translation MKVAEIVVKILENEGITAAFGIPGAGINPVYKYLGTSKKIKHFTVRHEEAAVHAADGFFRASGKMALAICTSGPGATNFVTGLYTANIDSIPLIAITGQNVTALLGKDAFQCVDIAKICQPITKATWCVTNPADVPKVMREAFRTARAGKPGPVVIDLPLDVQLVDIEYDEATDAPLPIPEVKPDLNLIQQALDLLSEAKNPVMIMGGGVVLSGAVAECIEFAEYLQLPVITTYMSKGAFPDNHPLSVGCMGIQVGSPLGNRIFLESDVVFGIGCRFTDRHTGDIKVYAGDRRFIHIDIEAGQINKILPAEVGIVSDARLALNALLKEAKSRGVRKEPVARVKALPELKQALKRKADYDNVPIKPQRVFYELNKFFGDNTMFTTGCGLNQIWSGQFQEINKPRMYLPSGGAGTLGFDIPAAIGAKIAKPEHNAVAVMGDFGFTFLIEELAVAAKYGIPIIVVIVNNAYMGLIRQNQKYAYQFECAVEMKENQTLIDYVKIAEGFACRAERVFKPEEIAGALERAVKSGKPYVIDIICEEQTDCSMGPSVAAVREFE, via the coding sequence ATGAAAGTTGCCGAAATTGTCGTCAAAATTCTTGAAAATGAGGGTATTACTGCTGCCTTCGGGATCCCCGGAGCTGGCATCAATCCTGTCTACAAATATCTGGGAACTTCAAAAAAAATCAAGCACTTCACGGTTCGTCACGAAGAAGCGGCCGTACACGCCGCTGACGGTTTTTTCCGGGCCAGCGGGAAAATGGCCCTGGCGATCTGTACATCAGGCCCGGGGGCGACTAACTTCGTGACCGGTCTATACACCGCCAATATTGATTCCATACCCTTGATTGCCATCACGGGCCAAAACGTTACCGCTCTGCTCGGGAAGGATGCCTTTCAGTGCGTTGATATAGCGAAAATTTGCCAGCCCATAACCAAGGCCACCTGGTGTGTTACCAATCCTGCCGATGTGCCGAAGGTAATGCGGGAGGCCTTCCGCACCGCCAGAGCAGGCAAGCCGGGGCCGGTGGTTATTGACTTGCCCCTTGATGTCCAACTGGTAGATATTGAGTATGATGAAGCAACGGATGCACCTTTGCCGATACCGGAAGTCAAGCCGGATTTAAATCTGATTCAGCAGGCGCTTGATCTGCTTTCCGAGGCCAAGAATCCCGTGATGATTATGGGCGGCGGCGTTGTCCTTTCCGGCGCGGTAGCGGAATGTATTGAGTTTGCCGAATACCTGCAGCTTCCCGTCATCACCACCTATATGTCCAAGGGCGCCTTCCCGGACAATCATCCCTTAAGTGTCGGATGCATGGGGATTCAGGTCGGGTCTCCGCTGGGCAACAGGATTTTTCTCGAATCCGATGTGGTTTTCGGCATTGGTTGCCGCTTTACCGACCGCCATACTGGAGATATCAAGGTATATGCGGGAGACAGAAGGTTCATCCACATTGATATCGAAGCCGGACAGATTAACAAAATCCTGCCAGCCGAAGTGGGGATTGTCTCCGATGCCAGGCTGGCCCTCAACGCCCTGCTGAAAGAGGCGAAATCAAGGGGCGTCAGGAAGGAGCCTGTCGCACGCGTGAAAGCGCTTCCCGAATTAAAGCAGGCCTTAAAGAGAAAGGCCGATTACGACAACGTCCCCATAAAACCGCAGCGGGTTTTTTATGAATTGAATAAATTCTTTGGCGACAATACCATGTTTACCACCGGTTGTGGCCTGAACCAGATCTGGTCGGGGCAGTTTCAGGAAATCAACAAGCCCCGGATGTATCTGCCGTCGGGCGGGGCGGGAACGCTTGGCTTCGACATACCGGCCGCCATCGGGGCGAAAATTGCCAAACCGGAGCATAATGCCGTTGCCGTAATGGGTGATTTTGGCTTTACGTTCCTCATTGAAGAGCTGGCGGTGGCGGCAAAATATGGAATACCCATCATCGTCGTCATCGTGAACAATGCCTACATGGGTCTCATCCGGCAGAACCAGAAGTATGCCTACCAGTTTGAGTGCGCCGTGGAGATGAAGGAAAACCAAACCCTGATAGATTATGTGAAAATTGCCGAAGGATTTGCCTGCCGGGCGGAACGGGTCTTTAAGCCGGAAGAAATTGCGGGAGCCTTGGAACGCGCGGTAAAATCCGGAAAGCCATACGTTATAGATATCATCTGCGAAGAGCAGACGGACTGTTCGATGGGACCGAGCGTGGCGGCGGTCAGGGAATTTGAATAA
- a CDS encoding ATP-binding protein, with protein sequence MSYERPLLSTLRTELSRPTPVIHVLIGPRQVGKTTIARQINESIGIPTIYATADSPIPLDSAWIETQWRRAVADVGPLGGPILLILDEVQKVQGWSETIKLLWDSRPAAPEIRVLILGSSSLLMQEGLTESLAGRFFLHRCNHWGYPECSTAFGWNLEQWLYFGGYPGATSFTENESSWKRYITDSLIETVIARDVIQMSKIAKPVLLRHLFALAATLPAQCVSYTKMLGQLQDAGNTTTLAHYLKLLESAFLASGLELFSRGKQRQRGSSPKLILWNNALVNALSKRTFAESLADTIWWGRLVENAVGAHLCNTLSSVEYEITYWREGGHEVDYVVARGRDIWAIEVKSGRSGKAPGLTRFRDRYPEAHPLLVGVQGIPLEAFFNRDAASWLV encoded by the coding sequence ATGAGCTACGAGCGTCCGCTATTATCTACCCTCCGCACGGAACTTTCCCGGCCGACGCCGGTAATTCATGTCCTGATCGGCCCCCGACAGGTCGGCAAGACCACCATTGCCCGCCAGATTAATGAATCCATTGGCATTCCAACAATATATGCCACTGCCGATAGTCCGATCCCTCTGGATTCAGCCTGGATCGAGACCCAGTGGCGCCGCGCCGTTGCCGACGTCGGCCCATTGGGCGGCCCGATCCTCCTCATCCTCGACGAGGTGCAAAAGGTGCAAGGATGGAGCGAGACAATAAAGCTCCTCTGGGACAGCCGCCCGGCAGCGCCGGAGATTCGCGTCCTGATCCTCGGATCGTCGTCCCTGTTAATGCAAGAGGGGCTGACCGAGAGTCTTGCCGGCCGGTTCTTCCTGCATCGCTGCAACCACTGGGGATATCCGGAGTGCAGCACCGCCTTTGGCTGGAATCTGGAGCAGTGGCTCTACTTCGGAGGCTATCCGGGGGCCACATCCTTCACGGAAAACGAATCGTCATGGAAGCGCTACATCACCGATTCCCTTATTGAAACAGTCATCGCCCGCGATGTAATCCAGATGAGCAAGATCGCTAAGCCGGTTTTGCTGCGCCATCTCTTTGCTCTGGCAGCTACCCTTCCGGCCCAGTGTGTATCCTATACCAAGATGCTCGGCCAGCTCCAGGATGCCGGGAACACGACGACTCTGGCCCACTACCTGAAACTGCTCGAATCGGCCTTTCTGGCGAGCGGCCTGGAACTTTTTTCGCGGGGGAAACAGCGCCAGCGCGGAAGCAGCCCAAAGCTGATCCTCTGGAACAACGCCCTGGTTAACGCGCTTTCCAAGCGGACCTTTGCTGAATCCCTTGCCGATACGATCTGGTGGGGACGGCTGGTGGAAAACGCCGTTGGCGCGCATCTATGCAACACCCTCTCTTCGGTGGAATATGAGATCACCTACTGGAGGGAAGGGGGGCATGAGGTAGATTACGTGGTCGCCAGGGGGCGGGACATTTGGGCTATCGAGGTCAAAAGTGGTCGGAGCGGCAAGGCTCCCGGCCTGACGCGGTTCCGCGACCGCTATCCCGAAGCGCACCCGCTTCTCGTAGGGGTACAGGGAATCCCTCTCGAAGCTTTCTTCAATAGAGATGCAGCATCCTGGCTGGTTTGA
- a CDS encoding type II toxin-antitoxin system VapC family toxin, with product MFLLDTDTVIYSLKGHPVVRANLRRHVHDPLKISVITFMELYYGAFKSQKPVGNLAKIKTLEQATEIVPVGMETAELFGTLKAQLENRGERLDDFDLILAACALAHNLTLVSNNTAHFKRITDLKLANWCEE from the coding sequence ATGTTTCTGCTTGATACGGATACGGTAATCTATTCCCTCAAGGGTCATCCTGTGGTCCGGGCAAATCTCCGGCGGCACGTGCATGATCCTCTGAAGATAAGCGTTATAACCTTTATGGAACTCTACTATGGTGCGTTCAAGTCTCAGAAACCTGTCGGCAATCTGGCAAAAATTAAAACGTTGGAACAAGCCACCGAGATTGTTCCTGTGGGCATGGAAACGGCGGAGCTTTTCGGCACGCTAAAGGCGCAACTGGAAAACCGGGGGGAGCGGCTGGATGATTTTGATCTGATTTTAGCTGCCTGCGCTCTTGCTCACAACCTAACCCTGGTGTCGAACAACACTGCCCATTTCAAGCGTATCACCGATTTGAAATTAGCCAACTGGTGTGAGGAATAA